A stretch of the Helicoverpa zea isolate HzStark_Cry1AcR chromosome 15, ilHelZeax1.1, whole genome shotgun sequence genome encodes the following:
- the LOC124636955 gene encoding BTB/POZ domain-containing protein 2-like: MASGSKNDIVNRLLNVRLDDGGGGDELPPQNMLPSNQQARQLVQIQEEENGQVIEPHASSSAIENLQPINNTGGRLHNWQATKTTVKERLSFLFNNEILCDVHFIVGKDANQQVIPAHKFVLSVGSAVFDAMFNGVLATKSDEVELPDVEPAAFLHLLKFLYSDEVRIGPESVMTTLYTAKKYAVAALEEHCVDFLKSNLGTDNAFLLLTQARLFDEPQLAALCLEMIDKNTADALNAEGFTDIDQDTLNAVLERDTLRIREAKIFSAVLRWSEAECIRRQLPVTPTNQRMVLGRAFNAIRFPLMSVEEFAMGPAQSGLLDDREMVQLFLYFTVNPKPNVGFLDTPRCCMTGKELTVNRFPQTESRWGYSGTTDRIRFTVDQRIFVVGFGLYGSYFGPTEYEVHLQIIHLTNKKVCGSNTTTFCCDGTDDTFRAMFKEPVEILPNTSYIASAKLKGTDSYYGTKGLRRVTVDCNNGEKVVFQFSYAAGNNNGTSVEDGQIPAIIFYI; the protein is encoded by the exons ATGGCATCTGGTTCTAAAAATGATATAGTTAATAGATTGCTTAACGTGAGACTGGACGACGGGGGTGGAGGAGATGAGCTGCCGCCGCAGAACATGCTGCCGTCGAACCAGCAGGCGCGGCAGCTCGTACAGATACAGGAGGAGGAGAACGGGCAGGTGATCGAACCTCACGCCTCATCCTCCGCGATAGAGAACCTTCAGCCAATAAACAACACTGGCGGCCGCTTACACAACTGGCAGGCGACAAAAACTACCGTAAAAGAAAGATTATCGTTCCTCTTCAACAATGAGATTTTATGCGACGTGCATTTTATCGTTGGCAAAGACGCAAATCAGCAGGTGATACCGGCGCACAAGTTTGTGTTGTCTGTGGGGAGCGCGGTGTTCGACGCCATGTTCAACGGAGTCCTAGCAACAAAGTCTGATGAAGTTGAGTTACCGGATGTGGAGCCAGCTGCGTTCTTACATTTACTAAAGTTCCTATACTCAGACGAGGTGCGGATTGGTCCAGAGAGTGTGATGACAACGCTGTACACAGCTAAGAAGTATGCTGTGGCTGCGTTAGAGGAGCACTGTGTAGATTTCTTGAAGAGTAACTTGGGTACGGACAATGCGTTCTTGCTGTTAACGCAGGCGCGCTTGTTTGATGAGCCACAGCTGGCTGCGTTGTGTTTGGAGATGATAGATAAGAATACTGCTGATGCATTAAATGCTGAAGGGTTTACGGATATAGATCAGGATACACTTAACGCTGTGTTGGAGAG AGACACACTCCGCATCAGAGAAGCGAAAATATTCTCAGCTGTCCTGCGCTGGTCAGAAGCCGAGTGCATACGACGACAGCTACCCGTCACACCAACCAACCAAAGAATGGTCCTAGGCCGAGCCTTCAACGCCATAAGATTCCCCTTAATGTCCGTAGAAGAATTCGCCATGGGGCCTGCCCAAAGTGGCCTACTAGACGACAGAGAAATGGTGCAATTATTCCTGTATTTTACTGTTAACCCTAAGCCAAATGTGGGGTTTCTCGACACTCCCAGATGTTGTATGACTGGGAAGGAGTTGACGGTGAACCGGTTTCCCCAGACGGAGTCGAGATGGGGCTACAGTGGGACTACGGACCGGATCCGTTTTACGGTTGATCAGAGGATCTTTGTGGTCGGATTTGGGCTGTATGGTTCGTACTTTGGGCCCACGGAGTATGAGGTGCACTTACAG ATAATCCACCTAACAAACAAGAAGGTATGCGGTTCTAACACAACCACGTTCTGCTGCGACGGCACGGACGACACGTTTCGCGCCATGTTCAAGGAGCCAGTCGAGATACTGCCCAACACGTCTTACATAGCTAGTGCTAAGCTAAAG GGCACGGATTCCTATTATGGCACGAAGGGTCTTCGCCGCGTAACAGTGGATTGCAACAACGGTGAAAAAGTAGTATTTCAATTTTCTTATGCGGCCGGTAATAATAATGGCACATCCGTCGAAGATGGCCAGATACCGGCCATTATTTTCTACATATAA